One Opitutus sp. ER46 genomic region harbors:
- a CDS encoding Gfo/Idh/MocA family oxidoreductase, which yields MKTPIRIGIIGMGGFAGSHHQAIARLEERGLAKLICTCDPNPAAFAAEQQNWRFAARGVEVYNDYRAMLHACQHRLDEVVIPTPIQLHAEMHLAAVAYGLPAYVEKPPTLDHAEFERMVAADARARKSSLVGFNFIIEQSRLALKTRLLAGEFGAIRGATLCALWPRPAGYFARNAWAGRLMLGDRLVLDSCFGNGMAAFVHNLLFWTGTGDLYSWAQIAAVRAELYRGHAIEGADTFFVEADTVDGITLRFATSHACSGPSGQTELIVCDKATLRYSVGGQVEIRWNDGRTERMQPEPFDPLTENHLAYFRYLNGESPRPATKLADARPFVTLNALAYLSSGRITPLPADQLSWKRDEKEQKDYLQISGMAAVQENFLVRGVWPSAAGWARSPAEVATPADLPRLPATIREMVSAVAK from the coding sequence GTGAAGACCCCGATTCGCATCGGCATCATCGGCATGGGCGGCTTCGCCGGCTCGCATCACCAGGCCATCGCCCGTCTGGAGGAACGCGGGCTCGCCAAGCTGATCTGCACCTGCGACCCGAATCCCGCCGCCTTCGCCGCCGAGCAGCAGAACTGGCGCTTCGCCGCCCGCGGCGTCGAGGTGTACAACGACTACCGCGCCATGCTGCACGCCTGCCAGCACCGGCTCGACGAGGTCGTGATCCCGACGCCGATCCAGCTGCACGCGGAGATGCATCTCGCCGCCGTCGCGTACGGCCTGCCCGCCTACGTCGAAAAGCCGCCGACCCTCGATCACGCCGAGTTCGAACGCATGGTCGCCGCGGATGCCCGCGCGCGAAAGTCCTCCCTCGTCGGCTTCAACTTCATCATCGAGCAATCGCGGCTGGCGCTGAAAACCCGGCTGCTCGCCGGCGAATTCGGCGCCATCCGCGGCGCCACCCTCTGCGCCCTCTGGCCCCGCCCCGCCGGCTACTTCGCCCGCAATGCCTGGGCCGGCCGGCTGATGCTCGGCGACCGGCTCGTCCTGGATTCCTGCTTTGGCAACGGCATGGCCGCGTTCGTGCACAATCTGCTGTTCTGGACCGGCACCGGCGACCTCTACAGCTGGGCGCAGATCGCCGCGGTGCGCGCCGAACTTTACCGCGGCCATGCGATCGAGGGCGCCGACACGTTCTTCGTCGAGGCCGACACCGTCGACGGCATCACGCTCCGGTTCGCCACCTCTCACGCCTGCTCCGGGCCGAGCGGGCAGACCGAGCTCATCGTCTGCGACAAGGCCACCCTCCGCTACTCGGTCGGCGGCCAGGTCGAGATTCGCTGGAACGATGGCCGCACCGAACGCATGCAGCCGGAGCCGTTCGACCCGCTGACCGAGAACCATCTCGCGTACTTCCGCTACCTCAACGGCGAGTCGCCCCGGCCCGCCACCAAGCTCGCCGACGCCCGTCCGTTCGTCACCCTCAATGCCCTCGCCTACCTTTCCAGCGGCCGCATCACCCCGCTGCCCGCGGACCAGCTCAGCTGGAAACGCGACGAGAAGGAGCAGAAGGACTATCTCCAGATCAGCGGCATGGCGGCCGTCCAGGAGAATTTCCTCGTCCGCGGCGTGTGGCCGAGCGCCGCTGGTTGGGCCCGGAGCCCGGCCGAAGTGGCCACGCCCGCCGACCTGCCCCGCCTGCCGGCCACCATTCGGGAAATGGTCTCGGCCGTGGCAAAATAG
- a CDS encoding KpsF/GutQ family sugar-phosphate isomerase, with the protein MALSTKTAIARARACIRIETAALNATARGLGEGFAATARAVEETRAQGGKLIFSGVGKNAPIAQKIAATFNSTGISSCFLDATQALHGDLGLVAEGDLAFLLSNSGTSEEVLRLLPILKRFGIRVVAFTSVADSELARGADLQLIFRVPREACPLKLAPTASTTAALALGDALAMVLLEARGFTRDDFARYHPAGNLGRVLLLRVKDIMRTGERLPVALETVSTQDAILAMTKAKSGSIALVAPRTGKLTGILTDGDFRRSALTGPDFLRQPVATFMTRNPKVIAETALAVEALRVFEAYKIDDLIAINGRGQPVGLVDSQDLPKLKMM; encoded by the coding sequence ATGGCCCTTTCCACGAAAACCGCCATCGCTCGCGCGCGCGCCTGCATTCGCATCGAGACCGCCGCGCTCAACGCGACGGCGCGGGGCCTCGGTGAGGGATTCGCCGCCACGGCCCGCGCCGTCGAGGAGACCCGCGCGCAGGGCGGCAAACTGATCTTCAGCGGCGTCGGCAAGAACGCGCCCATCGCGCAGAAGATTGCCGCCACGTTCAACAGCACCGGCATCTCCTCCTGCTTTCTCGACGCAACCCAGGCGCTGCATGGCGACCTTGGCCTCGTGGCGGAGGGCGATCTCGCGTTCCTGCTGAGCAACAGCGGCACCTCGGAGGAGGTCCTCCGGCTGCTGCCGATCCTGAAGCGCTTCGGGATCCGCGTCGTCGCCTTCACGAGCGTGGCCGATTCCGAGCTCGCCCGCGGCGCCGATCTGCAACTCATCTTCCGCGTGCCACGCGAGGCCTGCCCGCTCAAGCTCGCGCCCACCGCCAGCACCACGGCGGCGCTCGCGCTCGGCGACGCGCTCGCGATGGTGCTACTCGAGGCGCGCGGCTTCACCCGCGACGACTTCGCCCGCTACCACCCGGCTGGCAACCTCGGCCGCGTCCTCCTGTTGCGCGTGAAGGACATCATGCGCACCGGCGAGCGTCTGCCGGTCGCCCTCGAGACGGTGAGCACCCAAGACGCGATCCTGGCGATGACGAAGGCCAAGAGCGGGAGCATCGCGCTCGTGGCGCCGCGCACCGGCAAACTCACCGGCATCCTCACCGACGGCGACTTCCGTCGCAGCGCGCTGACCGGTCCCGATTTTCTCCGCCAGCCCGTGGCCACATTCATGACGCGCAACCCGAAGGTGATCGCCGAGACTGCGCTGGCGGTCGAGGCCCTCCGGGTCTTCGAGGCGTACAAGATCGACGACCTGATCGCGATCAACGGGCGGGGCCAGCCCGTGGGGCTGGTCGACAGCCAGGATTTGCCGAAGCTGAAGATGATGTGA